Below is a window of Bradyrhizobium sp. CB82 DNA.
AGCTCAAGGCCCTTGCCGACGACTATCAGCGGCGCGCCGAGAAGACCTCAGGTGTTGACGCGGCCAAAGTATCGGCTCGCTCGGCTGCTACCGCCGAACCAGAGTGGCGTACATGACGTGACGGGCAGCTGCACAGCCTACGGTAACAAGCCGGAGGCCGCAGTTTTCGAGATTTCGTCTATCCTCGTACTTGGACCTGCACATGACGCGAGACCTGTGACGGGCTCTAATCTTCTCGAGATGCACTTCGGTGCCGCAGCGGTCCTTGCGTGGGCGACGGCTGGTCATCTGGCCGATGAGCAACCGACGCTGTCGGCGTTTTTTCTGCCAGTAAATCTGCGAGACTTAATCAGGCCCGCCCACCATTGGTGCCGGCAGGCTTGATGCCCTTCGGCAGCGCGCCGGCGAGCGATGGGGCTAGGGTCCGGACTCAATTGAGCCACCAGATTGCGGCTGCGGCGATGAAGGCGCCAGCGAGGAAGTTCCTTGCGAGCTTGTCGTAGCGGGTCGCGATGCGGCGAAAGTCCTTGAGACGGGCGAACATGCGCTCGATTAAGTTGCGCTGGCGAAAGAGCCTTTTGCTGTAGGGGATCGGTTGGCTGCGGCTGGTCGTGGACGGAATGACCGCCTGGGCGCCCTGCTCGGCGAGAAGCGTTCGCAGACTGTCGGCATCGTAGGCCTTGTCGGCAATCAGCCGCTGGATTGGCCCGGCCGCCGTATTCACCGCCACCGCGGGCCCTCCATCAGCCGGTGCCATACAATGACCAACCAGAGCTAGGTCATAATCCCTTTGCGGGCTGGGGTGGCTAAGGCCCGCCGAGTGCGCCTTTGGCTCGCGACCGTTCAGCAGCGATCGATATCCGCCGGCCAGCTCGCGCAGACGGCACCCGGATCGGTCAGCAAGAGATGGAGCCAACCATGAAGTGCCTGAAACTATTGAGTATGGCGATTCTGGCGACCAGCGGACGGGACTGGGCCGAACGCACGAAGCGATTGGCGGCCCGCGTGCCCGACCTCGATATCTTCTCCCAAGGTCTCATCGAATGAATGGTGGCTGGCGTATTACCGACAAGGGACGTTCGGTTCTCGATTTCATGGAAGCCCGGCCCGCACCCGCCCAAGCGACTGAGCTGCCAGCCGTCGGCGTAGTCGAGGAGCCGATGCTGGCCACGACGCTGCCACCGATGACTTCTATAGCGCCAGTTCGGCGCAAGCGGGAACGAAGGCGACGCCAACGCGACGCTGTCCGGCGAAGACACGCAAACGCGTCGTAAGAATCCCGGCCGGTTGGAGATCAATCAGCGATTTCGGGCATTCGGAAAATAGGAATATATTCCATAATCTATGTTATGCGAACCCCCATCTTCCCCATTAGAGATGTCACGCTCGGACTTGTCTAAGGCACGGGGCCTGGGGGTTTTGAGTGATGACGGTGCTGTCGATGAGCCGGGCTGAGATCGACCGGGTGCATGTGTTGCGGGATGTCGTGGCGGAACGGATTACAGCGCCAGAGGCCGCGCAACTGCTTCAGGTAACATCGCGACAGGCGTTCCGGCTGCTGAAGGCCTATCGGATCGGAGGCGCTGCGGCACTGCTGTCGAAGAAGCGCGGCAAGCCGAGCAATCGAGCCTATCCGGCGATCGTACGGAGCGAGGCACTGGCGCTGATCAAGACTCACTACGTGGATTTTGGTCCGACGCTTGCTGCAGAGAAGCTGGCGGAGCGGCATGGTTTGCATCTCGGCGTTGAGACGGTGCGGCGCTGGATGCTGGTGGACGGGATTTGGAAGGACCGCCGGCAGCGGTTGAAACCGGTGCACCAGCCGCGGCATCGCCGCGATTGCGTTGGTGAGTTGGTCCAGATCGACGGCTCCGAACACTGGTGGTTTGAGAACCGCGGCCCGCAATGCACCCTGCTCGTCTTCATCGACGACGCCACCAGCCGATTGATGCATCTGCAATTTGTCGAGACGGAATCGACCTTTGACTACTTCAGGGCGACGACCGCCTATCTGAAGCGCTACGGCAAGCCCATTGCGTTCTACTCAGACAAGCACGCAACGTTCCGGGTTAACAAGGTCGGCGCGACCGGCGGCGACGGGATGACGCAGTTCGGTCGCGCGCTGCACGAGCTCAACATCGACATCATTTGTGCCAATGTCCCGCAGGCCAAGGGGCGCGTGGAACGAGCCAACGGCACACTGCAGGACCGCCTGGTCAAGGAGATGCGTTTGGCCGGCATCTCAACTATTGAGGCTGGCAACGCGTTCCTGCCGGCATTCACGGACGATTACACAATGCACTAACATAATCAATCAATTATATTGGCCGCCCGACCCTTTGTCTGAGGGCAACGCCTTGGCCGCTAATCGCAAGGCTCAATCATTGGCAGGAGCACAACTCGCATTAGTGTACATTCCCGTTTCGCGTAGCTGGTAAGGTGGTTCACAACGGTATCGATGGCGGCACGCGCGAAGCTCGCAACGGATCCCGTCGAATTCGAGAAAGTCTTGCGGCTTCTGATCTCGCGATATCCGAACCGGAAGGGCCTTGATCTCTCCATGCCGAAAATTTCGGACGTCTGCGTCTTCTGCCTGACACCCACAATCGTCTCCCTGCTCGACTAATGCAGATCGAATGGCCGTCAAGGAAGCCACCTGACGGACTACGTAAGAGCAGGCTGGTTGTACGAGCTGCTTTTTTTCTGAGAGGATTGCAATGACGCCGACTGTTGCGGAACTCCTCACGCGAAAGCAGCGGCTCTTAGAGCGGCTGCAAGAGGAGCGCCGCTTGAACGAGCAAGATGAAATCGGGCGCCTGTTGGCGAGCATCAATACCACTTTGAATTCGCTCGACGGGACGCCGATCGAAACGAGGATGAAGCGTCATTAGCCGAGGCTACGGACGCCAGCCGAGCTGCATCAGCCTATGATGCGATATTTCTTTGTGCGCTTCTTGCGTAGTCGAGGCGCGTGAAAACCCGTCCGGGTCCGAATGGCCCCCGAGGCACGCGAGCAAGCCGATCGGCTTGCTTGCGAAGCCTAGAACAAACGCATGCTTGCGTTCCGCCCAGCCATCGCCCGTCTTAAGGTTATGGTCTTAATGCAGGCTATCAATATCCTGAGTCAAATGCCTCGGCTGTAAAACGCATCAGACCGTCGCGCTCAATATTTTCCAACGGCGGAAGGCAACACCGATCCATCGAAAGCGCTTGTTCCCGGGGCTTGTCGCAGCGCCACGGTCTTAAGCCGCGGACTTCTTTTTCTTCGCGGCAGCCTTACGTGGGCTCTTCGCATTCGTCGCAAGAGGTTGCTCGGAAGCGTTGCTCAGCGACGCACTCAAAACCTCGCGCTGGGCTGCCAGCCAATGAGCGTTGGCGTGTCCATGCTGGCAGCCACCTTCAATCCAAAGATGATAGGCACGTTCACGAACGGCCTGTTCCGGATCGTACATTTAATTCACTCCTTGTCGGCCTAATTCGTCTCAGACCGTCGTTTGTCGCCCACTCCAGCCCCGATTTCCAATGCTCAACCATGATCCTAGATGGTTAATGAAAAGTTACCGAACCGATTGGACGCCAAACGCGGGTTGTCGCGCCAATTTGAGCTATGCCTGAATCTGGGTGACGGAGCCGATCAGGCGGCGTGGCTTTGCTGGGTCGGAATGACCTCGATGCCGTCGGCGAATCTGACACCGGCGATGATCTTCGGCAACTGATTTGTTCCTTTCAATCGGCGCCAGGTTTTGGACGCAGCATCGATGAGCTTGAACACCATCAGCTTCGCGGTCTGCGGCGACAGCGATCCTTTGGTCCGAACCGTCCGGTGCCGCACCGTGGCGAACACGCTTTCGATCGGATTTGTAACCGGTATGAGATGCCTCGGTGCCAATGTTCCGCCGCGGCGTTCTACCTCGTGGCATATGGTGCGACCATCGGGACAGAGGCACCGGGAGCACGAAGTGCGGGCAGGCCGATGCACACGATGAGCCGAGAGCTCGAGTTAGTAGCTGGCCGCCTCTGCGACTCGCCCGGTTGCGCTGGGAGCGCGAATCCGTAGTTGTCGTGTCGCCCGCAGCTCCCGTCATGTGTCCGGCAGGAGGTGCGAATGCGACGGGTAATTGGCATTGATGTCCACCGAACCTTCGGGGAGGTGGTGTTTTGGGAGAACGGCAGGCTTCGACATGCGGGTCGCATCGATATGACGCGGACTGCGCTGGAGGGATTTGGCAAGACCTTGCTGGCCAGTGATGAGGTGGTGGTCGAAGCGACCGGCAACAGCATGGCGGTCTCGCGAGTGCTCGCGCCATTCGTGGCGCGGGTGATTATCGCCAATCCCTTGCAGGTGAAAGCGATCGCCCAGGCTCACGTCAAGACCGACAAGATTGACGCTGGTACGCTCGCCAGTCTGCAGGCGGCGGGCTACCTGCCGGAGATCTGGACGCCTGACGCGGAGACCGAACGCAAGCGCAGACTGGTGGCGCGGCGCTACCAGGTCGTGCGGCATCGCACGCGGCTCAAGAACGAGGTGCATTCGATCCTGCATGCACACCTGATCCCGAAGTGCCCGCATGGCGATCTCTTCAACGCCCGCGGCCGGGCCTGGTTGGCCGCTCACCAGTTGCCGGACGATGAGCGCGCGGCCATCGATCGGCACGTCCGTGAGCTGGACCGGCTGGCGGACGACCTGGCTCTGCTCGATCGCGAGATCGCGCAGGACGCCATCGAGGATTCCGCGGTCAACAGACTGATGACGATCACCGGCGTCAATCTGGCGGTCGCCGCCGGCATCGTGGCGGCGATCGGCGACATCAGCCGGTTCAACAGCCCGCAGAAGCTGGTGAGCTATTTCGGGCTGAACCCGCGGGTGCGGCAGTCGGGACTGGGAGCCGCCCATCACGGTCGCATCAGCAAGATCGGCCGCAGTCACGCGCGCGCCATGCTGGTCGAGGCGGCCTGGGCCGCGGCCAAGGCGCCCGGTCCACTGCATGCTTTTTTCGTGCGGATCCGCGCCCGGCGTGGCC
It encodes the following:
- a CDS encoding transposase; this translates as MAVNTAAGPIQRLIADKAYDADSLRTLLAEQGAQAVIPSTTSRSQPIPYSKRLFRQRNLIERMFARLKDFRRIATRYDKLARNFLAGAFIAAAAIWWLN
- a CDS encoding DUF2934 domain-containing protein; the protein is MYDPEQAVRERAYHLWIEGGCQHGHANAHWLAAQREVLSASLSNASEQPLATNAKSPRKAAAKKKKSAA
- a CDS encoding IS110 family transposase, which produces MDVHRTFGEVVFWENGRLRHAGRIDMTRTALEGFGKTLLASDEVVVEATGNSMAVSRVLAPFVARVIIANPLQVKAIAQAHVKTDKIDAGTLASLQAAGYLPEIWTPDAETERKRRLVARRYQVVRHRTRLKNEVHSILHAHLIPKCPHGDLFNARGRAWLAAHQLPDDERAAIDRHVRELDRLADDLALLDREIAQDAIEDSAVNRLMTITGVNLAVAAGIVAAIGDISRFNSPQKLVSYFGLNPRVRQSGLGAAHHGRISKIGRSHARAMLVEAAWAAAKAPGPLHAFFVRIRARRGHQVAAVAVARKLTVLCWHLLTKGENYLLARPALVANKTRAMQLQAGHPQQKGSRRGPAYAYNIKALRDREMLIAAQAERSYERLVSQWKPRRPKPGARAPQLGRTK